The Juglans regia cultivar Chandler chromosome 11, Walnut 2.0, whole genome shotgun sequence genome contains the following window.
ATCAGaagtatttaatttaaaatgagcCTAAAGTAGACTTGAGACTATCAGGTTGAAAATTGGGGTCTTAAAGtcgaaataatttaatatatatacaaatacataAGCAGGAGGGGTTTTATATCTGAGTTACAAAATGCCGGAACCTCTGGATAGTAGGCTGACCTTTTTGAGAACCAAGTGTCCATCTGCAAGGAATGTTGGAAACGATTTGTCAACCGCTCGACTTTGGTGATTTTCATGGGCCAACCAATTTGAGAGCTTCTTCCTTGTGCCTGTGCCAAGGGCTTCACACTGGCTAGCCATGGTGTTGTATGCAAGGGGTGATGTAGTCACAGATGTTCCTGCCACTTGCCCAGCTACCTCAAGTGCCTAAAAGCATCATTTATTAGTACACATAATTTTCATGTCGAGATCAAGGTGTCAAGCACATGAATCACTAAAATGAACATACATTGTTTCCAACCAAAAAGAACAATTACTTCTAACCTTTTAAACATTCGATATATTGGAAAATGCAGTCAATATTCTTGCCTAATTAACAAATTCAGCTTTAACAGGGGGGGTGCTTTACAACTAACATAGAACACTAAAAAAAGGCATTTTAGCTGCCAAAACTGTTATTGATGTTTCCAAAACCTCACTGCTTTTGGGTAACTCAGGTGCAAAAAGCAGTTTTGGcagtgagttttattttttattttttcaatttgcaccATAAACTACCAATACAATTAATTTGCACCCTAAACTACCAAATTTTGGCAATATACACCTTCGGTTAAGATCTAACCattatatcttatttttcattgaTCTGAATTGTCAGAACTTAACTGAGGGTGAAAATTGCCAAAATTAGGCAGTCGGTGCAAATTACAACTTAGGTAGTTTGGGGaacaaattggaaaaaaaaaaaaaaaaacagtattaGTTTGATGTGCAAAACGTAgctttacattttatttataagattgcTACTATTTACAGCAATTTCCGTCCTTTATAAAATGATCTTAGATAAATTCAGGAACATAATATGAACTGGTTATAGCATTTGCTTACACATAAGCTTGTCATAACACAAGGAAGAGGGAGAAGTTACCGATTCCAGAAGCTGTCCAATGCTGATAACATGGGGCATAGGTGGAGGAGGCACTTTTGGTATGAAGCAAGAAAGGTCAGCAACAGATACTTCACTTATAGCGTCATCCTCAACTAACGAATTGGTGGAAAAGTCCTACACCATAAGCAAAAATCAAAGAATTTAGTAATTTCTTGGAATGGGAAACGACGACTGTGATGAGCAGTGCGAGATTGGGTTAGTGAACAGCTACATCATTCTTTACTCTCATCTCCAAGAATAACCtgacttttaaatataattgtcattttgacATGTTTACATGGCAGTTAAACCAGGCCACCCCTACCATCCATCCTTTTCTACCTATATAGGCTAATGATAGACATCAGATGCAAGGTCATTGGTTGAAATAGCAGTTAAAACAAGATGATAAAGAGCATACCCCATCAAAGGACAGTGATTTCTTGGAATTGGAAACCATTTGATTGTGGTCAAACTCAAGTATTGATTGTGGACCAAACATGAATGCATCATCTGGTGTGAACGATACTGACAGCTGCTTAGTTAGGGCATCAGCCTCCAGCTTAACAAACAGAAAGATACAAATCagaggggagggagggagggagagagagagaggctctgGTCCATTGATAGTGTCATACCTCAGTAATTCTGCGCAGACTCTGAACTAAAATGTCCATCATGACATTCTTGGATTCAAATATCTTGTTCCGTAACTCAGAGAGCAATGATGCAGCAAGCTGATTATCACTAGCGGATCCATACTCTCTGATGTTCGTCTGAGGCTTTACATATACTTGATGGTCATCACTAATACCTATATAGGGATCAACCTGAACttgaagaagataaatttttGATAAGCTAACTATCAAAATAAACAGGTTTAGTCCTACTGCAAGCAGAAAGCTACCCTAACCCCCAAACCATCCACCCCCccacaaacatgaacatgccgCAAACACGACTCACATCATGTAGAACTAATGACTTGAGCAAATCACTCAGACCAAGAATGTGATATATCTTGGCCGCAAACATCAACATGCCTGTCGATAGTACAAAGATAGATCTTTGGCAAGCTGGAGGCAACATACCTGCCGAAAGAGAAACATATATCATTAAAACATTTAACATTCTCCAAAATTGAGAGAGCCAGCTGATGAAACTCTACTGCTCATACCATCGTTAGAGTCTAGGGACTTGTTCCTGAGAGACAGGGAAAGCTGAAAGAATCGGACCACAAGGTTGTCATTTGGATTCTGCAACATTGTTCGTTAGATATATCATAAGTGACTAAACTAAAGTATGCAACCTTGGCCCTCAATCAATTTAAGACTGACTTGAACTCCCTTGACAGGCCATAAGTATGAAAACAAAAGCAAGAGAAATGATGGTACAAAATAATTGACAGAAAACAAGCAGGTGCTGTGTTCAAAGATATATTTCACCTTTAAGCCTGAAGAAATAAGCgctaaaacaaaagaatgagCTATAGCTTCAAAATTTGAAGGTAAATTATCGGAAAGACTGGCTTGCATCCAAAAAGCAGACAGCAACAGCGCTATTTGCTCCTCATTAAACTTCATAATATGTGGTTCCTGGGACAATCATAGACAAGATTTTGTAAGAAACTTGATAAAATGAAGACCTGCTACATCACCAGATAAAAGTAGACCCTTTATGGAATTGAAATTTCTGCTCACAGCCTCAGACAAGCTGGTTGACACAGCATTCCTGTCAACAATAGAgctaattttgtaaaaattaggGGAATTCTTGTTGACACGCCCCTGTTTCCAGTCTTCTTCAACCATGTCCCTTTCTTTAAGATCACCATGAACATTATTCCCATACTTTTCTAGTTTGAAGCCATCTTTTTCTCTGCGGAGCTTTTCAAGCAGAGCTGTAATTGATGCAGATGCAGTATTTGAGTGCCATCTTCTTGGTTGGTGTAAAGAACTGCTTCTAAGAGAAGCAACTCCATGTCGGATATGATTAGAACTTGGGATTAGAAGAGCAGAAAATATCTGGTGTGCTCCAACTCGTGCCTCAACATCCGGGTGTGACATCACCCTCAACAGTTGGAAAAGAAGGCCTTCTGGaaagatctacatgaaaaacaGTTTAAAAAGTGTGAGCCGCATGCAAGAATGtagttcaataaaattataatagtcCATCTCACATTTTCTGGATAATGTAGCTTTCTAATACCTTCAGCACATGCAGCATGGTAATTTGTTTTTGAAGAGTAAGATAAAAGCTTTTACTAATAACGAAAAGCGGATTTTGCCCAGtgcacaggaagtatacatgaatcCACATAACAAAAAACAAGTAATTTAGTAACAAAAAAGTTATTCTACAATCTTCCCAATTTATTCTACAGTCTTCAAGTATGAGACTCAGAATATAATCAGAGATACTTTAGTCAGATGTGAGGcaagtcaaaattaaaattgcTGGCAAATGTGTCCTTATTTTCAACTAATAATGGTATAGGAGAGTACTTTCAAAGGAAATAAGAAAGATAAGATGGTCTCTTATGGAAAACCtctggaaaggaaaaaaatcacatcatccCTCACCTGTTGAGTGCGTGAAGACAATGATGCTACAGAGATTGTATGAGCAAGAATCATTAATGCTTCAATGGTTGCCTTGGCAACGACTCCAGATGGCAGCTTCTCCAGTGTTATTGCCATCAGGTCAAACAGTGGTTGTGCATCACCAATCTACAAAAGaccataacatatttatttaaagtgGAACCAAGGTAGAAAGCAACAACTACAAACACCAAAGAAGTAACAAACAAACTTACCCCTTTTGCAATTTCAAGTAAACAGTCTTCGATGGAGTTCTGCAGCAAGATATTTGTGTTTGCCTCTTGCTCACCAACTGACTCAACTGTGGCTTGAAGGCTTTTTCTCAGATGCCTGCATAGGTCACAGACAAATCCAATTTCTGCCAGCACGGTTCCTGATCTAATCTGCCTAGCTAAAGTAGTAGCAACTTGAATGACATAAGACTTGAGTTGGGGATCATGTGAAACATTTTTGTGATCCAGATGACGTATCAAAGAAGCTAAAATTAGCTGCTTATTCCCTGGAATAAAAGTATGAACTTAGCAAAATATCCACACAATAAATATTAGGCAGCCCacactgtgagagagagagagaaatccaCGACATGTTACatactttgaatttcaaacattaATACCATACATGGATAGAAACTAATATAATACTTGAAGTTCACATATGTGAGGAAGTCGAAGGCAGATCAAGATACCTGAACTGTCCACGAAGTAAGACATATCAGACAAAACAATCACAGCCAACCCCTGCTGAGGAACCCAATGCCGTCCAGAatcaaaataagtaaatattgGATCCAGTATCCTGCGCATTGTTGTACTCTCCTTGGCTAACTCAACCATTCTTTGGATGCAAATTTGTGCCCATACTCTTGGGGTCTCAATTTCTTCTCTATAACAAAGGCAAGAAAGTGTTCAagggaaataaataaaaagaagaaaattgtcAAATTGAGTTGCAAATtcccatatataattaaaaaaccCTCCATAGGATTTTGAATAAGCACTACCTTGTCAAAAGCGAAGGATCCTTCTTTTCTGGTTGTGGTTTCATGATCATGTAGCTAGGGCTAGTATCACCACATGGAACAGCACCACTTCTTCCTTCACATCTAATTACTTCATCCACCCAATTATGATGTGGCTCCTCTCTCTCAACATCTCCATCAGTATGAGTACCAGGCTCATAGTTATCTAAAATACCATATACAATCTGCA
Protein-coding sequences here:
- the LOC108987911 gene encoding protein SEMI-ROLLED LEAF 2-like; protein product: MGVVSRKIFPACGSMCICCPALRSRSRQPVKRYKKLLAEIFPKSLDGPPSERKIVKLCEYAAKNPFRIPKIVKYLEERCYKELRHGHIKFVNIVAEAHKKLLCICKEQMAYFAVSLLNVVTKLLDNSKQDAMKIIGCQTLTRFIYSQADGTYTHNIENLVRKVCALACEKGDEHQRRFLRASSLQCLSAMIWFMAQFSHILVDFDEIVYGILDNYEPGTHTDGDVEREEPHHNWVDEVIRCEGRSGAVPCGDTSPSYMIMKPQPEKKDPSLLTREEIETPRVWAQICIQRMVELAKESTTMRRILDPIFTYFDSGRHWVPQQGLAVIVLSDMSYFVDSSGNKQLILASLIRHLDHKNVSHDPQLKSYVIQVATTLARQIRSGTVLAEIGFVCDLCRHLRKSLQATVESVGEQEANTNILLQNSIEDCLLEIAKGIGDAQPLFDLMAITLEKLPSGVVAKATIEALMILAHTISVASLSSRTQQIFPEGLLFQLLRVMSHPDVEARVGAHQIFSALLIPSSNHIRHGVASLRSSSLHQPRRWHSNTASASITALLEKLRREKDGFKLEKYGNNVHGDLKERDMVEEDWKQGRVNKNSPNFYKISSIVDRNAVSTSLSEAEPHIMKFNEEQIALLLSAFWMQASLSDNLPSNFEAIAHSFVLALISSGLKNPNDNLVVRFFQLSLSLRNKSLDSNDGMLPPACQRSIFVLSTGMLMFAAKIYHILGLSDLLKSLVLHDVDPYIGISDDHQVYVKPQTNIREYGSASDNQLAASLLSELRNKIFESKNVMMDILVQSLRRITELEADALTKQLSVSFTPDDAFMFGPQSILEFDHNQMVSNSKKSLSFDGDFSTNSLVEDDAISEVSVADLSCFIPKVPPPPMPHVISIGQLLESALEVAGQVAGTSVTTSPLAYNTMASQCEALGTGTRKKLSNWLAHENHQSRAVDKSFPTFLADGHLVLKKKITSGPGHAQENVVQQDPWLAMRLPPASPFDNFLKAARG